A genomic window from Herpetosiphonaceae bacterium includes:
- a CDS encoding MBL fold metallo-hydrolase encodes ALNADVTEVRAILLTHWHNDHSAGAQALHAECGAPVFYHRGDEPQFTREAGAKGLRGWLSDRIPELGLLVLLKGLLGEAAPRAVAAQQFVQDGDVVLGDFEVVATPGHTPGHVSYFYRPEHALFAGDALAVIDGRIRFMARPVTLDLVAARASLEKCLALQPRIVCPGHREPLAVAGPACDAMQEYLRTGGKWPLLG; translated from the coding sequence GCGCGCTGAACGCTGATGTCACAGAGGTGCGCGCGATTCTCCTCACCCACTGGCACAACGATCACTCTGCTGGCGCCCAGGCGCTTCACGCCGAATGTGGCGCACCCGTGTTCTACCATCGCGGCGATGAACCGCAGTTCACACGCGAGGCGGGCGCGAAGGGACTCAGGGGATGGCTGAGCGATCGCATTCCTGAACTCGGGCTCCTCGTCCTGCTCAAGGGGCTGCTGGGCGAAGCCGCGCCCAGAGCCGTTGCGGCCCAGCAGTTCGTTCAGGACGGCGACGTCGTCCTGGGCGACTTCGAGGTCGTGGCAACCCCTGGTCATACGCCAGGACACGTGTCCTATTTCTATCGTCCGGAGCACGCGCTCTTCGCGGGCGATGCATTGGCCGTGATCGACGGCCGCATTCGGTTCATGGCGCGCCCCGTAACGCTCGATCTCGTCGCGGCTCGCGCCTCACTGGAAAAGTGCCTCGCGCTGCAGCCTCGGATCGTCTGTCCGGGGCACCGCGAGCCGTTGGCCGTCGCGGGTCCAGCCTGCGATGCAATGCAGGAGTACCTTCGAACCGGCGGCAAATGGCCCTTGCTTGGCTAG